One window from the genome of Ammospiza nelsoni isolate bAmmNel1 chromosome 16, bAmmNel1.pri, whole genome shotgun sequence encodes:
- the HAND1 gene encoding heart- and neural crest derivatives-expressed protein 1, whose translation MNLVGGYQHHHHHHHHHHMLHDPFLFGPAARCHQERAYFPGWVLNPAEATPELAGQSPNYGPAEYGPAGPGRLEALSGRLGRRKGVGGPKKERRRTESINSAFAELRECIPNVPADTKLSKIKTLRLATSYIAYLMEVLAKDSQPGDTEGFKAELKKADGRENKRKRDTQPELYSQPLGHGEKKLKGRTGWPQQVWALELNP comes from the exons ATGAACCTGGTGGGGGGCTACCagcatcaccaccaccaccaccatcaccaccacaTGCTGCACGACCCTTTCCTCTTCGGGCCGGCGGCGCGGTGCCACCAGGAGCGCGCCTACTTCCCCGGCTGGGTGCTCAACCCGGCCGAGGCCACCCCCGAGCTCGCCGGGCAGAGCCCCAACTACGGCCCCGCCGAGTACGGCCCGGCCGGCCCGGGGCGCCTGGAGGCTCTCAGCGGCCGCCTGGGACGGCGAAAAGGCGTCGGGGGACCCAAGAAGGAGCGGCGGAGGACGGAGAGCATCAACAGCGCCTTCGCCGAGCTCCGCGAGTGCATCCCCAACGTGCCCGCCGACACCAAGCTCTCCAAGATCAAGACCCTGCGCCTGGCCACCAGCTACATCGCCTACCTGATGGAGGTGCTGGCCAAAGACAGCCAGCCCGGCGACACCGAGGGCTTCAAAGCCGAGCTCAAGAAGGCGGACGGCAGGgagaacaagaggaaaagggACACG CAGCCCGAGCTCTATTCGCAACCTCTGGGGCACGGCGAGAAGAAGCTGAAGGGCCGGACGGGCTGGCCCCAGCAGGTCTGGGCTCTGGAACTGAACCCCTGA
- the SAP30L gene encoding histone deacetylase complex subunit SAP30L, protein MNGFSTEEDSRDGPPAAPFYGQSCCLIDDGDRCVRPAGNASFSKRIQKSISQKKLKLDIDKSVRHLYICDFHKNFIQSVRNKRKRKTSDDGGDSPEHDTDVPEVDLFQLQVNTLRRYKRHYKLQTRPGLNKAQLAETVSRHFRNIPVNEKETLAYFIYMVKNNKSRLDQKSEGSKQLD, encoded by the exons ATGAATGGGTTCAGCACCGAGGAGGACAGCCGGGATgggccgcccgccgcccccttTTAcggccagagctgctgcctcatcGACGACGGGGACCGCTGCGTGCGCCCCGCCGGCAACGCGTCCTTCAGCAAGAGGATCCAGAAGAGCATCTCGCAGAAGAAGCTGAAGCTGGACATCGACAAAAGT GTGAGACATCTGTACATTTGTGATTTTCACAAGAACTTCATTCAGAGTGTTCGGAacaagaggaagaggaagacgAGCGATGATGGAGGCGACTCTCCTGAGCACGACACGGATGTTCCAGAG GTTGACTTGTTCCAGCTCCAAGTGAACACCCTGCGACGTTACAAGAGACATTATAAGCTGCAGACTAGGCCTGGACTCAACAAGGCTCAGCTTGCAGAA ACTGTCAGCCGTCATTTCAGGAATATTCCAGTGAATGAGAAGGAGACACTTGCATATTTCATCTACATGGTGAAGAACAACAAGAGCAGGCTGGACCAGAAATCAGAAGGCAGCAAACAACTCGATTGA